Proteins from one Porites lutea chromosome 3, jaPorLute2.1, whole genome shotgun sequence genomic window:
- the LOC140930664 gene encoding uncharacterized protein isoform X2, protein MVKNEDGTSSLSEDSIAKLQLKEKDSLKIASTADTNTDDDYYEVEKVLRVRLNKQFHSEEYKVRFKGYTSDDDMWLPSSAFKEPVTFHTVSKRGRLRKHRMKEGSSAPETQGNNPRRTPTETNLKRKYVHELKTEEYTGRKKIKLLKEDSTKDGKGDKERGSKRKKDVSCSAKR, encoded by the exons ATGGTGAAGAATGAGGATGGCACATCTTCATTATCTGAGGACAGCATTGCCAAACTGCAACTGAAGGAAAAAGACAGCCTGAAAATTGCTAGCACTGCAGATACAAATACTGATGATGACTACTATGAAGTGGAAAAGGTTTTAAGAGTAAGACTCAACAAGCAGTTCCACTCAGAAGAATACAAAGTTAGGTTTAAAGGGTACACCTCTGATGATGACATGTGGCTGCCGAGCTCTGCTTTTAAAGAGCCTGTCACTTTCCACACTGTTTCAAAAAGGGGTCGTCTGAGAAAGCACAGGATGAAAGAGGGATCATCAGCTCCTGAAACCCAAGGAAATAATCCAAGAAGGACTCCTACAGAGACTAACCTTAAAAGGAAATATGTCCACGAATTAAAGACAG AGGAATATACAGGAAGGAAGAAAATAAAGCTCTTGAAAGAAGACTCAACTAAAG ATGGCAAGGGAGACAAGGAGAGAGggtccaaaagaaaaaaagatgtcTCATGCTCTGCAAAAAG GTAA
- the LOC140930664 gene encoding uncharacterized protein isoform X1, with protein MVKNEDGTSSLSEDSIAKLQLKEKDSLKIASTADTNTDDDYYEVEKVLRVRLNKQFHSEEYKVRFKGYTSDDDMWLPSSAFKEPVTFHTVSKRGRLRKHRMKEGSSAPETQGNNPRRTPTETNLKRKYVHELKTEEYTGRKKIKLLKEDSTKDGKGDKERGSKRKKDVSCSAKRYYM; from the exons ATGGTGAAGAATGAGGATGGCACATCTTCATTATCTGAGGACAGCATTGCCAAACTGCAACTGAAGGAAAAAGACAGCCTGAAAATTGCTAGCACTGCAGATACAAATACTGATGATGACTACTATGAAGTGGAAAAGGTTTTAAGAGTAAGACTCAACAAGCAGTTCCACTCAGAAGAATACAAAGTTAGGTTTAAAGGGTACACCTCTGATGATGACATGTGGCTGCCGAGCTCTGCTTTTAAAGAGCCTGTCACTTTCCACACTGTTTCAAAAAGGGGTCGTCTGAGAAAGCACAGGATGAAAGAGGGATCATCAGCTCCTGAAACCCAAGGAAATAATCCAAGAAGGACTCCTACAGAGACTAACCTTAAAAGGAAATATGTCCACGAATTAAAGACAG AGGAATATACAGGAAGGAAGAAAATAAAGCTCTTGAAAGAAGACTCAACTAAAG ATGGCAAGGGAGACAAGGAGAGAGggtccaaaagaaaaaaagatgtcTCATGCTCTGCAAAAAGGTACTACATGTAA